The following proteins are co-located in the Psilocybe cubensis strain MGC-MH-2018 chromosome 5, whole genome shotgun sequence genome:
- a CDS encoding Protein spt2 → MTSFASLMAISASHTRESQQAAEHALQERRRKEALQRKQQEEREAKEREMERQRRLKIFEDEKRKEQLARKQEEERKARELARQRKEEEQRNALLYGPKKAAKLAGASGSSSGAGSSSGSKDARRRKTLDDDDDEPQGVVLTREELRERKQQAEMRRLFSTSKRTSTSTSSYRKAGMRLPGGAVNIVKDGSQPELPITGGSVKDRLAAQPNTLLMLNQQKKDKRTLDEIQTEIRARRSGKTIEGVEALSFDDWFPSNNKKKTATTNSAKASPAPPASSSTPPVAAADPPRPSSTKPLPSVASSSTQRNSSNVSRPSSTKPITASTAQKLRAGSNSRASSADMPSSSHNRIPKINKTSSSSATVGSSHRPTSSYSSQPSSRGTKRPRSPSYSPSPPPPSKKRAIDEDLSSTIWSLFGKDRSKYTSRDVFSDDEDMEADATILEREEKASARIARREEQAALEEERRHEEEKRRRRKERERMLAASKA, encoded by the exons ATGACATCGTTCGCCTCGCTCATGGCCATCAGTGCCTCCCATACCAGGGAGAGCCAGCAGGCAGCAGAGCACGCCCTGCAGGAACGACGGCGGAAGGAGGCATTacagagaaagcagcaggAGGAACGGGAGGCGAAAGAACGTGAGATGGAGAGGCAGCGCCGGCTCAAGATTTTCGAGGACGAGAAGCGCAAGGAGCAGCTCGCACGcaagcaggaggaggagcgtaAGGCTCGGGAACTCGCCCGGCagcgaaaggaggaagaacaGCGAAATGCGTTGCTGTACGGTCCCAAGAAAGCGGCGAAACTTGCTGGGGCCTCAGGATCGTCGAGTGGCGCTGGGTCTTCATCGGGTTCTAAGGATGCTAGGAGGCGGAAGACtctcgacgatgacgacgacgagccgCAAGGCGTAGTTCTTACTCGCGAGGAGCTCAgggagagaaagcagcaggcCGAGATGCGCAGGTTATTTTCGACTTCAAAGCGGACATCGACGAGTACATCGAGCTACCGCAAGGCTGGCATGCGGCTTCCAGGTGGTGCAGTCAACATCGTCAAGGACGGCAGCCAGCCTGAGCTGCCTATTACTGGTGGCTCGGTTAAAGACCGACTGGCGGCCCAACCTAACACCCTGTTGATGCTCAATCAACAGAAAAAGGACAAGCGCACATTGGATGAGATTCAGACGGAAATCAGGGCCAGACGGTCAGGCAAGACGATAGAAGGTGTGGAGGCGCTCAGCTTCGACGACTGGTTCCCGAgcaacaacaagaagaagacggcGACCACGAACAGCGCCAAGGCGTCGCCTGCGCCGCCTGCCTCGTCTTCTACACCACCAGTTGCTGCGGCAGACCCACCTC GCCCTAGCTCAACAAAGCCCCTTCCATCAGTCGCCAGCTCGTCAACGCAAAGGAACTCCTCCAATGTGTCCAGGCCCTCGTCGACAAAGCCAATCACAGCCAGTACCGCACAGAAGCTGCGCGCAGGATCAAACTCCCGCGCCAGCTCGGCAGACATGCCATCTTCATCGCATAATCGCATTCCCAAGATCAACaaaacctcctcttcctccgccACTGTTGGATCTTCTCATCGCCCGACCTCCTCATACAGCTCACAGCCATCGAGTCGGGGTACAAAACGCCCACGATCGCCTAGTTACTCTCCATCGCCCCCACCTCCGTCAAAGAAGCGTGCGATAGATGAAGATCTCTCATCGACGATCTGGTCGCTGTTCGGGAAAGACCGCAGCAAGTACACCTCACGGGATGTGTTTAGtgacgatgaggatatgGAAGCGGATGCTACAATTTTGGAAAGGGAGGAAAAGGCCAG TGCTCGCATTGCCAGGAGGGAGGAACAAGCTGCGTTGGAAGAGGAGCGCCGTCACGAGGAAGAGAAACGTCGCCGCAGGAAAGAGCGAGAACGAATGTTGGCCGCGAGCAAAGCCTAA
- a CDS encoding Myosin heavy chain kinase C produces the protein MSSGNLHISTQFTEDVIAKTPSKCERPSCQAIIQVGDQRIYLASQNPNVSGKYVCKACFDHYARKSVTLARVVHEDSASSTSIQTKQREESNAVASAKLTPVSARLINISDVQQMINEGQRKGANTPQGRVTSMPPSSSSVVGGPNIHNPSYFQNFFSHHSTPSISASGYSASHALYAQEHKRWSTAAYKGSLAPGQIPVNAQTKAMVPIVAGVGYELLLGKTEQTGIKEGISVDYGLTPQELAQAIRSCVIKPLTKLFPGFPWDFSKSRVRETAIWQDILANRDLTEPYFQGRFLKAKSGKSAAGTYTFSPPNKPVSFIVIIDRNQWIEAERMTQDSDAAYVPEPKRLIESVASDSSEKHTHQHDHAFPLTRKRKELASPHSTTDNSDIRKRREPANSHQTIDTSDAFSTLSYVEDEYSFDKKNQNNTNNTGESVQFKSLDANEVTRGLLLGGQQSVLELKQRFDAIRIESILCYPIVFTPFHDLGSNNQSSIISSKGYFAQLSFNDHTDFISKGGFKTAHSALLEWTSASPSGLLGSWLTSPISIAMKRLYTQRKDPKTGAMVLKRFAYADESIKTLMEATSLAYADSILQFAYGFINNFLNKQGSNLDSDDLPFSIPKLRFVKACIAYSFGKGKQQAASTSYSAAYLLEELIPTELPFIKYIHNADAVPLLEESEPGYDTSKFLCFVQHVQFVESHGQVFLSDFQGAGDLLTDPQVMTHPKLKDGNGNPLQNLFGEGNVEEAFMKFPSQHKCNEYCTWFDLEPINTE, from the exons ATGTCTTCTGGTAATCTTCACATTAGCACCCAGTTTACTGAGGATGTTATTGCAAAAACACCATCTAAATGCGAGCGTCCTAGCTGTCAGGCCATTATTCAAGTTGGAGACCAGCGCATCTATTTGGCCTCTCAGAATCCAAATGTTTCTGGCAAATATGTGTGTAAAGCTTGCTTTGACCACTATGCTAGAAAAAGTGTCACTTTGGCCCGTGTAGTGCATGAGGATTCCG CATCATCAACCTCAATTCAAACGAAACAGAGAGAGGAAAGCAATGCTGTTGCATCTG CCAAACTCACTCCCGTTTCTGCAAGACTTATTAACATATCAGATGTTCAACAAATGATTAATGAAGGGCAGCGTAAAG GAGCAAATACACCTCAAGGCCGTGTTACTTCTATgccgccttcttcttcttccgttGTTGGAGGGCCAAATATCCACAATCCATCTTATTTCCAAAACTTTTTTAGTCACCATTCTACACCATCTATTTCGGCTTCAGGATACTCTGCTTCTCATGCATTATATGCTCAAGAGCACAAGCGTTGGTCAACTGCAGCTTATAAAGGATCTCTTGCTCCTGGACAAATTCCTGTAAATGCACAAACAAAGGCAATGGTTCCCattgttgctggtgttgggTATGAGCTTCTTTTAGGGAAGACTGAACAAACG GGAATTAAGGAAGGTATCTCTGTGGACTATGGTCTAACTCCGCAAGAACTTGCACAAGCAATTCGGTCCTGTGTAATCAAACCTCTGACCAAGCTTTTTCCCGGGTTTCCGTGGGACTTTTCCAAGTCCCGTGTCCGAGAAACAGCAATTTGGCAAGATATTCTGGCAAATAGGGATCTAACTGAGCCTTATTTCCAGGGTCGATTTCTCAAAGCAAAATCGGGAAAATCTGCTGCTGGTACCTACACATTTTCTCCCCCAAACAAACCGGTTTCCTTCATAGTCATTATTGACCGAAATCAATGGATTGAGGCAGAAAGAATGACACAAGATTCTGATGCTGCATATGTCCCT GAACCTAAAAGGCTTATTGAATCCGTTGCTTCTGACTCTTCTGAGAAGCATACACATCAACATGATCATGCGTTTCCACTTACCCGGAAACGTAAAGAACTTGCTAGTCCCCATTCAACTACAGACAATTCTGATATTCGAAAGCGCAGAGAACCTGCTAATTCCCATCAGACTATAGATACCTCTGATGCATTTTCTACTCTATCATATGTTGAAGACGAGTATTCTTTTGATAAAAAG aaTCAGAACAACACAAACAACACCGGAGAATCCGTTCAGTTCAAGTCAttggatgcaaatgaagTTACACGTGGTTTGCTACTTGGTGGCCAACAAAGTGTGTTAGAGTTAAAGCAACGAT TTGATGCGATCCGTATTGAATCCATACTATGCTATCCAATTGTCTTTACACCTTTTCACGATCTTGGAAGCAACAATCAGTCCTCGATTATAAGCAGCAAAGGGTATTTTGCTCAATTATCCTTCAACGACCACAcagactttatttcaaaaggTGGATTCAAAACAGCACATAGTGCCTTGTTGGAATGGACATCTGCAAGTCCTTCTGGCCTCCTTGGATCATGGTTGACGTCTCCAATCTCTATTGCTATGAAGCGGCTATATACCCAGAGAAAGGATCCTAAAACTGGCGCTATGGTTCTCAAACGGTTCGCATATGCCGATGAAAGCATCAAGActttgatggaggccacttCTCTCGCCTATGCAGACTCTATTTTACAATTTGCATACGGTTTTATTAACAACTTTCTCAATAAGCAGGGCAGCAATCTCGATTCGGATGATCTTCCCTTTTCAATTCCAAAGCTTCGATTTGTTAAGGCATGCATTGCTTATTCATTTGGAAAAGGCAAACAGCAAGCAGCCTCAACATCCTACTCCGCAGCCTATCTTCTCGAAGAACTCATCCCAACAGAACTGCCTTTTATCAAGTACATCCATAATGCAGACGCCGTTCCACTTCTTGAAGAAAGCGAGCCAGGATATGACACATCAAAGTTCCTTTGCTTTGTTCAGCATGTGCAGTTTGTCGAGTCTCATGGTCAAGTTTTTCTCTCAGACTTTCAAG GCGCTGGAGACTTGTTGACGGACCCACAGGTTATGACCCATCC CAAACTTAAAGACGGCAATGGCAATCCATTGCAAAATCTCTTTGGTGAAGGCAATGTTGAAGAAGCATTCATGAAATTTCCATCTCAGCACAAATGCAACGAGTACTGCACTTGGTTTGATCTGGAGCCCATCAATACAGAATAG